The sequence ACTCCATCGACACGGCTGGCGTCATTCAGGACTTCAATCGTTGCGCCGCGGAGCTCTGGGGCCGTTCGCCCGAATTGGGCGACACCGACGAACGCTTTTGCGGATCCCACAAAATGTTTAGTCCCGACGGCACTTTCATGCCACACGACGAGTGTCCGATGGCCCAAGTCGTGGACGGAAGAGTCTCGGAGGTTACGAACGGCGAAGTCGTCATCCTTCGACCGGACGGCACGCGCGTGACTGTGATCGTGAACATTCGGCCGCTGAAGGGGCCGCGCGGAGAAATAGTCGGCGCGATCAAC is a genomic window of Gemmatimonadaceae bacterium containing:
- a CDS encoding PAS domain S-box protein, whose amino-acid sequence is MISNFPSSLPRNEALSEDRYRFLFEFSPAAVYSIDTAGVIQDFNRCAAELWGRSPELGDTDERFCGSHKMFSPDGTFMPHDECPMAQVVDGRVSEVTNGEVVILRPDGTRVTVIVNIRPLKGPRGEIVGAIN